Genomic segment of Planctomycetaceae bacterium:
TTAAGGATGCCATCGACCAAATACCGGTGCCCCGCGAACCGGATGACGATTTCGATGCTGTTTTGAATGTCGCGCTATACGAGGGAGCCCACATTGTTCGCGGGCTGGAGTTCCTGCTGAAGACTCACGGCACGTGCAACACCATCACGGCTTTCAGCCAGGTCCAGCAGCAGATGTCGTCCGCTGAACGCCGCGCGGCGGCCGCCATGATGGTGCGCCAAATCTATGGAGACCTGCAGCAATCAATCCGCCGACAGGTGGAATCGCGGAATCCAGCGCTGCCGCCAAATGCGTCCATTGCGGAACTGATGGCCGGCCGGGAGTGGCTGTTCGCCGACGGAAACTATCACATCGACGTTTCTCATCTGCATTCGACCGTCGGTTTTGCACGCGCACTGCAACGTGACGATCCGGAACTGAAGCTGGCCATCGAGCTGTGCGACTACGGATCTCATCTGGCCGACCAGTTGCAGTATCCCGGAGATGTTCCGTTCGACGAATACTACACGGCACATCACTGGTTCCTGACCGCTCTGGCCGGCCGCAACGTGGATGATTCGCTGTCTTACTTCAAACAGCGGCTGCAGGACGAACCGGAAATTTCCGATCGGCAGTTGATTGCCTTCGTGCTGCTGGACCTGGCTCAGCGAGTGAATCGAACCGACGAAGTTCTGGAACTGGCGGCTCCGTATGTCGGTCGTCTGGAGGATCCCGCCGGGTTTTCGTTTTCGGCGCTGTGTGCGGAACTCGGCCGCTGTGACGTCCTGGAAGACGTGGCCCGAAACAACGACGACGTGATCGCGTATGTGACTGCGAAGCTGTTGGCCGGCAAATCCGGGAAAGACTGATTAGCTGCGGCGGCGAGTCGCCACAACCGTTGCAGGTGTCGTCGCAAGCCCCTCCGCAATTGACCTGGCTGTGAATTCTTATGCCGAAGTTTGCCGTCATCCTTCCCGCCGCGGGAGAAAGTTCGCGGTTCACCGGTTTCCGGAAAAAGAAGCCCTTCGTCGACCTGAAGGGACGGGCGATCTGGCTGCGTTCCGTCGAACATTTCATCAATCGCGACGACGTTGCCGAAGTCATTCTGGTGCTGGCCGCCGACGACCGCGAAGACTTTCAAACGCGCTATCTGGCGAATCTGGCGCTACTGGAAATCAGGGTTGTTTCGGGTGGAACAACCCGAGCGGCAAGTGTTCAGAACGGACTGAACGCCCTGCAAAGCGATGCAGATTTCGTCGCCGTCCACGATGCGGCCCGCCCGCTGCTGACGGCAAAATGGATCGACGCCGTGTTCGCCGCCGCCGTCGAAAAGCAGGCGGCGATTCCCGGCCTGAAGGTCAGCAGTACGGTCAAGGAAGTCGCCGGCGACGGGACAATTCAGCGCACCGTCGATCGATCCAGACTGGTGCTTGCTCAGACGCCGCAGGTCTTCCGACGTGAACTGCTGCGGCAGGCGTTTGATTCCGCCGGCGATTTGAGCCGATTCACCGACGAAGCTTCGCTGGTCGAAGCGACCGGCCATCCGGTTCACGTGGTTGACGGCTGGCCGATGAATATCAAGATTACCACCGCGGATGATTTTCGCGCTGCGGAAGCCCTGCTGGACGCTTTGCCGCGTCCAAAGAACCTGCGAGACCTTCATCCGTTCGCCGACGACCGGTTTCGCTGACATCTGCCGCCGGAATCGGCAATCGTCCCGGCGAACAGCCCACGAACAGACGTCATGGCTGCGATCAAGATTCCCTGCCCGAAGTGTGGCGCATTTCTGAAACTGCCCGGCCCGGAGTATCTCGGCCGCAAAGCACGGTGCTCGCAATGTAAGCATCGCTTCGTGCTGGAAGAACCGGATGAGGTCGAGCTGCATCTGGCGGAACCGGAAGCTCCCGCACCGCCAAAAACCCGGGCCGACGCGCCGCTGGTCGGAACATCACCGCGATGGGTTCCCGACGATCCCACTGAAGTTTCATCAGCGGCGTCGGACGAATTGAACCTTCCGCCGATGGCGCGGCCGCTGGACTTTGGAACCGTGCCGCCGGCCACGGCTCCACCCGCGCCGGTTGTTTCTATGCCGATGCCAACGGCGCCCGCCGAAGTTTCGCCGCCGGTAATTGCCGGCGAACCGGGCAGCGTGGCGGCTCGAATTCAGGGGCGGCGGAAGAGAAACCGCAGAGGACCGGTCCTGTTTGGCATTGTGACGGCGATCTTTGTGTTCGCGATGCTGGCGGTCTGGTGGAATTCGAACCGGACGCCGCCCGGTCCGGCAATTGCCGATAAGCAGCCTCCGAAACGAAATCTCGCGGCGGAAGCTCAGCAGTCTCGCCAGGCGGAATCCAACGATGACGCTCAAAAGCTGAGCCCCACCACCGGCGACCCGATTCCGCTGAACTACATCGCATTCACGCCGCAATTGATTCTGCACCTGCGCCCGGCGGAACTGTGGGCGAACGATCGAGACGTCGCGGAATTCCGGGCGCTGCTTGGTGAGCAGTTCATCGTCTGGCTGGAAGGCAAAATTCAGGACGTCACTCACTTCCAGCCGCAGCAGATCAGCGAACTGACCTTCGCCGTCAACTTCGGTCCGCGCGGTTCGCCAGCCGATGTTGGTGCGGTCGTCAGACTGAAGGATCCGCTGTCGAATTCGGACCTGATCAGAGCCTTCGGCGGGCAGATTCGGACGGACCTGTCGGCGGAGGTCTACGAATCCGGTGCATTCAGCTACATCATCGCCGACGAACAGACATTCGCCGTCGCTCCGGCCGGGCTGTCGGAAGCACTTGCGTCGGCGAAGCAGTATCCGGCGCTGGCCCTGGTCGACCTGCAGCCTCTGCTGGAACAGTCGGATCGAAACCGGCACGCCACCGTGTTGTTTGATGTCAGCAATCTGGACGATCATCGCCAGGACATCTTCATCGAACAGTTGCAGCCGCTGGCGGATCAGTTCGTGCTGTGGTTCGGCAAGGACATTCAGACGGTGTCGTGGAGTTTCCATCTGGACCGGCGGTACTTCTTCATGGAAACGCTGCTGCATCAAAGCAACACCAGCTCGCCGGCGCGCGTTCAGCGGTACATGGAATCTCAACTGGAGAAGCTGCCGGGTCAGATGTATTCGGCCGTTCGCGGAATGCAGCCGTCCACGGTGGGCTCCAAAACGCTGATCGGGCGTTTTCCGGCGATGCTGGCCGCGATGACTCTGGGAACCTCGTCGCACGTCGGACAAAACTACGTGCGGCTCGTGACACTGCTGCCCGACGTCGCCGGCGCCAATCTTGCGGGAGCCGCCGCGCTGACCTGGAACCAGTCTGTCGCGACAGCCTCCGACACGTCCCGTCCCCCAGTCGCCGCTACGGACCAATTGCCGAACACGGTCGCCGAACGGCTGCAGATGCCCATTCTGATCGATTTCCGCAGGACGCCGTTACAGGAAGCGTTTGCCTACATCGGCGAAGAAATCAGCACGCCGGTCAACATCATCGGAGAAGACCTGGAACTGGCCGGAATCACGCAGGTGATGGCTCAGACATTCAACCTTGGAGAAGTTCCCGCCGTGCAGGCCATTGACGCGATCCTGCAGCAGTACAAGGGCGTTCTGGTGATCAGTGTCGACGAAGCCTCAAAGACCATCACCCTGACGACTCGCGACCGCGCGAAGGAAAAGGGTCTGCCGATTTTTGAGACGTCGCAGTAACAGGAGGCTGCGTTGCCGCTTCGACGGTTTGTCATTCTGCAGCACGATCATCCGTTCCCGCACTGGGATCTGCTGCTGGAATCCGGCGAGGTGCTGGAATCGTGGCGATTGCTGGAACAGCCGCGCGCGAATTCGGCTGTTGCCGCTGAACGAATACCCGATCACCGCCGGCTGTATCTGGAATACGAAGGCCCGGTCAGCGGCAACCGCGGTTTCGTGACGCAGTGGGCGGCGGGTACGTTCGAGGAAATCTGTGCCGAACCAGGCGACCGCCGACTTCGGCTGAACGGCTGGCCGGTCGCCGCCGAAGCCATTCTTTCCTCGCTTCCGGACGGGTCATGGCTGTGGGAATTCGCGTAACAGAGTTCGTATGACGCACGATTTTGATCACCGAATGACTCAGCGGCTGCGGCAGCTTCAGCAATCGAATCTGCTGCGGACACCGCGAGTCGTTGAAACTCTGCCCGGCGGTCGCTGCCGTGTCGATCACGTCGATTCCGTCAATTTCGGCGGGAACGACTACCTGGACATTGCCCACGACGTTCGAGTCTGCCGTGCATTTCAGGACGCCGCCGCGGAACAGACCGGATCGACCGCCAGCGCGATTGTGGCCGGTCGGTCGCCGCTGCATGACCAGTTGGAATCCTGTCTGGCGCGATTCGAAGACGCGGATGAAGCGCTGCTGTTTCCCAGCGGTTACGCGGCCAACACGGGAGTGCTGACGACGCTTGTGGAAGCGAACGACGCGGTCTTCTGCGACCGCGACAACCACGCCAGCATCATCGACGCCGCGAAGACCTGTGCCGGACGAATGCTTGTCTATCACCGCGATCGGCTGGAACGGCTAACATCGGCGCTGGCAAAACGGCGGCATGAGTTCGACCAGACATTTATCGTCACTGACGGCGTGTTCAGTATGGACGGAACACTCGCCCCGCTGCCCGAACTTTGCGACATCGCCGATCGTTTCGATGCCGTTGTCATTGTCGACGAAGCCCACGCAACGGGAGTCATCGGTTCGCGGGGGCACGGAGCTTCCGAGCATTCGGACTGCGAAGCACGAGTCAAAGTCAGAGTCGGGACGCTCAGCAAGGCTCTCGGCGGTCTCGGTGGTTTTGCAGTCGGCGATCATCAGACAATCAGTTGGCTTTCGCAACGCGGCTCGCAGCCAGTTCTTCTCCACGGCGCTTCCTCCGGCGATGTGCGCGGCGATGCTGCAGGCCGTGCAGATCGTGTCGGACGAACCGGAACGACGCCATATCCTGCGGCAGCTTACGCAACGTGCGCATCAGACAATCCGCGAACTCGGGCTGCAGACAATCGGAGAAGGACCGGCGCCGATTGTTCCGGTGCTGGTGGGCGACGATCATGCGGTCGTGCAGTTGTCGTCGAAACTTCTGCAGCTTGGCTGGTTCGTGCCCGCTATTCGTCCGCCGACGGTTCGGCCTGGAACAGCGCGGCTGAGAATTTCGATTTCCTGCGCTCATTCCGCCGACAGCATCGTGGCGGTGCTGACCCAGATCCGCCACTTGCTGGATCGCGGAGTGCCCTTCTCATAACCTGCCGCCCCCGAACGCCCGGCATTGTCCGCGGACTCTTCATATTCCATCCGCCGAACGTAATCCCCCGTGGCTAGCGATCGCATTCTGAATCCCGAAGACGTCCCTGCCGATTTGCGCGAAACGGCGGCGGATCGAGAAGGGTTTGCCGCAGAGTACCCGTTCGAATCGCACTGGGCGGAAGTCAGCGGGCAGGTGCTGCACTTCGTTGACGAGGGCTCCGGGCCTGTCCT
This window contains:
- a CDS encoding DNA polymerase ligase N-terminal domain-containing protein; this translates as MPLRRFVILQHDHPFPHWDLLLESGEVLESWRLLEQPRANSAVAAERIPDHRRLYLEYEGPVSGNRGFVTQWAAGTFEEICAEPGDRRLRLNGWPVAAEAILSSLPDGSWLWEFA
- the ispD gene encoding 2-C-methyl-D-erythritol 4-phosphate cytidylyltransferase: MPKFAVILPAAGESSRFTGFRKKKPFVDLKGRAIWLRSVEHFINRDDVAEVILVLAADDREDFQTRYLANLALLEIRVVSGGTTRAASVQNGLNALQSDADFVAVHDAARPLLTAKWIDAVFAAAVEKQAAIPGLKVSSTVKEVAGDGTIQRTVDRSRLVLAQTPQVFRRELLRQAFDSAGDLSRFTDEASLVEATGHPVHVVDGWPMNIKITTADDFRAAEALLDALPRPKNLRDLHPFADDRFR
- a CDS encoding aminotransferase class I/II-fold pyridoxal phosphate-dependent enzyme — encoded protein: MTHDFDHRMTQRLRQLQQSNLLRTPRVVETLPGGRCRVDHVDSVNFGGNDYLDIAHDVRVCRAFQDAAAEQTGSTASAIVAGRSPLHDQLESCLARFEDADEALLFPSGYAANTGVLTTLVEANDAVFCDRDNHASIIDAAKTCAGRMLVYHRDRLERLTSALAKRRHEFDQTFIVTDGVFSMDGTLAPLPELCDIADRFDAVVIVDEAHATGVIGSRGHGASEHSDCEARVKVRVGTLSKALGGLGGFAVGDHQTISWLSQRGSQPVLLHGASSGDVRGDAAGRADRVGRTGTTPYPAAAYATCASDNPRTRAADNRRRTGADCSGAGGRRSCGRAVVVETSAAWLVRARYSSADGSAWNSAAENFDFLRSFRRQHRGGADPDPPLAGSRSALLITCRPRTPGIVRGLFIFHPPNVIPRG